TGTCCATGGTTTTCATCACATGCGAGGCAACAAATATCTCCAAGGGCGGACCTAGAAGAGATGTCTATTCATGTGAACGTATACATGATAACTGAGTGTACTAATAGTTGCATGTTGTCGTCTAGCGATCATTGTGAAATGTGCGTATCTCtatgttctctttgttggtgCTAGTGGACTCTTTGCCCACTTGAAGTGATTTTgcattgttgttgttgttttgacGTTAAGGTTTGAGTTTTTTTGTTCTAACTTGCACTTAAATGGTCAATGATCCTATCTTCCAATGCTTTATCACTTCCTTGCCTTCTcttgttttccttcttttccctCCCGCTCTTGATGATTGTCACAATGGGTTGGGCCTAGTTTATTTGGTATCAACGGTTGCCCGCAATTCTAAAGGCTGGTTGTCCAACATGGAAGCCTTGGGAATATTTCAATTAATCAAAGTAAAGATGAAAGATGATCTATGGACAGTACAAGAGGATAAACACTAGGACTTTTCCTTGGTTTTTGTCATTGCGTGAGACAACAAAGATCTCCAGGAGTGGACCTCGAAGAGATGGATGTTGAGTCATGTGAACATCTATATAATGGAATGTGCATATCGCCATGCACTTTTTATTGGTGTTAGCTGACTCTTTGCCCTCTTGACTCAATTTTCTCGTTGGTGTTGTTAAGGTTAGAGTTTGTTTGATGTAACCTACACTTAATAGTTAGGGAGCATGTTGTTGACTCTCTGGGTACATCTCACATAGTTATCGAGCCTGTCAATTCTTTCTTGAAAGTAACCTATGTGAGGTGATTCTGGAGCTTGAAAGCCCATTCTCGGATGTAACCCACTAGCGGTGGTTATGGCAAGAGTGTTAGCCCCGATTGCATGCGCATTGCATGGTAAAAGGTGGTGGAAGGTGTTGCTCAACCACGTTGCTAATACTCGATTTTTCTAAGGCATGAGAGATTTGCTCAACCACTCATCAAGCTAGGCTAACCCTGATCAAATGCGAGTTGCTATCTTTTGTCGTCTAGAAGGGTGTGAGTGTTGGCCCATATTGGGTGCACGTTGCCAACACTCAACCTTGCTGAGGTATGAGAGATTTGTTGGATCACTCATCAAGCTAGGCTAAgccctgtgatgcccccaaactCTGCTTAGGATTTAATGGAGACTTGGAGTGTCGGGACATGTGACGCATGGTTACATACCCCTGTTCATGACAATTAATATACAATGCATCCTAGCATGCAACTTATAGGGTAACTTATAAATAATTGATGTTAGAATGAACTAAACATcccaataatattaataaccaCAAGTTCAAACTTAAGGATAACATTTCCTTAATACAAAATACTTAATCCAAGTTCCATGGTTAGATCAACTCTTTCATAAGCTTTGAAGTATGAAGAGTCAATGGTTATGAGcatcaaaattatatttcattttcgcTCATGGTCCGGCTCCTCTTTAACCATTTGTATCCAGTGATCCATCCTGTTAGTCCTCTATCGATTCAAacacaacttctatcattctgGGGGGAATGATAGGTGGTCTACAAGGGTGAGATTTACTTTAAATTTCAAAGAtaagatatgcatgattaattaTAAACATAAGATGTATGCTATGCAAAAAAATCCGTATTTGTCTCCAATCTAGATTTCTCAATATTtctcagaaaaaatttaatGTACATTTCTtttagagaatatttttcactttctcGTTTAGAAAACATGATATTTTGAAAGAGAACATTTCATATCTCATTGCTTtcaaaaacataacatttcatGATTATTAAAGTCATCATCAACATACATATGGTAGCAACACGATTCTTCATATGCACTATGGCACCCGTCGGTGACCATAGCACAACTCATGGTTGACACTTCGTCTTTGTCTACAGACatcattctttaaaaaaaaaaaaaattcattcgaAGCCTATTAACCGTTCTTTGTCAACCCAGGGGTTACCGCTCTATTTTTATTCACTCCAGAGCGgatagaggagttccactagtaTAATTCTCCATCATAGCCTTTGGGGACatgaaaaaattcattttcatgCTATGGttgaaaaatgtatttcatgATATGTGCGTATATGGTAAGCTTGCAtgtgaaaatgaaatttatatgcAATATGCTAAAAATGGTAAAAATTTCACATGTCATGTAAGTAAATAATCAAATACTCAATGTAGCATATAATATCTCACACTAAAATGGCATTTATAATATGAATGTGGCATTTATAcaagaatcataaataaattatctagaAATCAAATTCAGAATTTGTTGAATTACACACATCTAGATTAGACAGAGTCCTTCCTTTCTCTCGGTTTGAGAGGTGAGGTGCTTCCTCTCTATTGTTTCTTTCAGAACGTAGAGACTAATCTCTTGAACTTTGTTTGAAGATTGTATTACGGCTCAGGTTTAGTGTTGGCTCAGAGTATGGATACGgcagaagaattatcaaacatgTACGAGGGATTAAGGCTCACGGAGGAGGAGAAGCAAGAAGTCCCTGTCCCAAAAGATGAAGTTTTACTATCTATAGAAAAAAGTAAGAAGTGCATAGCAATCCTTGTAGTAGCAGAAAAAGAAGTAAACAGAGGAGCATTCCATGCGACTATGAGCAAGGCATGGAAAGTGGAAGGCTAGGTGCACTTCAAGGATCTAGGATTCAATAGAAGCCTTGTTGAGTTTCAAAATCCTATAGAAAAAGATCGTGTACTAGCGGGAAGACCCTGGTCCTTTGACAGGTCCCTAGTCTGCTTATTCAACTGTGAAGGATGTCTGGCTCCAAAGGACATTAATTTCCAGTTTGAACCCTTTTGGATTCAACTTCATGAGTTACCGTTTGCTGGAATGAATAAAACCATGGGAGAAAGGCTGGGCTTGGCAGTGGGTCCAGTCCTGTCAGTGGATGTCGATGCGAGTGGAATGGCATGGGGAAACTTTCTCAGGGTTCGAGTCTTAGTTGATATATACAAACCTCTCCTACGAGGTAGATTTATTAACATGGATGGGAACCGATACTGGATCCCTTTCAAGTACGAAAGACTACCCACTTTTTGCTTCCAATACGGGACCATTAAGCATGCTGGTCTCTCCTGTCCAAACCCTCTTTTAGGAGGAAAACGACGTGAAGAAACGGAGTTGCAGTATGGAACGTGGCTCAGGGCAAGCTCCCAGCAGAGAAATGCTTCCTTTTTTGGCAAGAAGGGTGGAGACTCTGAAAGTTCAGGAAGTTGGCGCCAAAACAAGCCAGGGGACAATAGGACTGACTGGGATGGGACGGGGCCCAGCAAACAGGGTAAAACTGGAGCAGGTCTCGAGCTAATTGAGATGGGGACTTCTGACAATGTGCAACTGAGTGGCCTTTTACTAGGGAAAGGAAATATGTACAAACCTAATTGCCAACCGTATATCCCTTTTCAGGCAAGCAGTGGGAACCTACAGTCTCCCCTAGTGGCTGCAGAACAGTCGAAAGAGGATGGGATTTCAAACCAAGTTGCATCTAGTCAAGGCCTCAGCATGGCACAAGGGAACTACTCTAGTTCTAGTCCTGTCAGGGATAACCCACAGGTCAGTTCCCCATCACATAAGTCACCCATTAAAGTACGATCCAGTAGGCCATGTAAAGGTCCTACGTGGAAGAGAAGAGCAAGAAGTTTTAACTCTATGGGTGTTCATGACCCTATTGATTCACTGGGCCTCAGTGACACAGTTATGACTGACTCTAATGGcttgaaacaaaagaaaaggttgGGGGTGGAGTTGCAAGAACCTATTATGACTAGGAGAAGGGCTAAACAAGCTAAATTGGCAGAGGTTGGTTTCCAGCCCTGCCAATTGCCATGAAACACTTAGCTTGGaattgccgagggcttgggaaccctcggacagttcgtgAGCTTCACCTTCTGGTGAAGGAGAAGAGCCCTGACATAATCTTCCTTAGTGAAACAAAGTGCAGAAGGGAGAGGATTGAAAAGATTAGAGACAAATTGAAGTATGCATGTAGTTTTTCAGTAGACAGCCGTGGAAGAAGTGGGGGACTGGCCTTTCTATGGAAGGAGGGGGTGGAGGCAGATTTAGATTCTTATTCTCAATCACATATATCTCTTCTGATAAATGCTAGTAACTCAAGTCTCAAAAGAACTCTAACTGGTTTCTATGGTCAACCAATCAAAggtaaaagaaatgaaagttgGGACCAATTGAGATTAATTCACTCTAGAATCCAAACTCCTTGGCTATGTATGGGAGATTTTAACGAAATCATGTACCAAGATGAGCAATTTGGTTTTGGAACCCGCCCATTCAAACAAATGGAAGAGTTCAGGTTGGCCTTGGTTGATTGTGGTTTGATGGACACAAGTTTTATAGGCTCTATCTTTACTTGGTGCAATAAAAGGGAAGGGTTAGACTTAACTAAATCCAGGTTAGATAGGGCCCTGATAAATGAGGATTGGGCAAACCTATTTGATATTAACCAAACCCATGTACTTCCTGGACAGTGCTCAGACCATAACCCACTCTTAATCCAAAGTGTCAACTCCGAAGTAGTCCCAAAGAGAAGGCTATTCAGATATGAAGTGGCTTGGAGCAACAGGGAAGGTTGCAAGGAGCTCATCAAAGAAGTGTGGAGACAGAGAATTTTGGAAAGGACTAAGCTTAAAGACACTCGAGCAAGGCTGGAGGGCTGTAGAGAAAAATTGCAGGCTTGGAGTAAGGAGGCATTCAGGACTTAGAGGAGAATGCTTgaccaaaagagagagagacttagAAGACTTCAAGACTCTGACACAGGCCAAAATTGTGGACTGATTAAAACTATTCAAAAGGAAATAGATGAGCTGCTTGAAGAGGAAGAACTCAAGTGGAGGCAGAGAGCAAAACAAAGGTGGCTTAAGGATGGGGACAGGAATACCAAATACTTCCATAGATGTGCTACTCATAGGAAACAAATGAATACAATCAAAGTGATTACCAGTGAGGAAGGAGTTAGAGAGCATAGCCAAGAAGGTATAGCCAAGGTCTTTCAAGATTTCTAACAAGTGCTCTTTGCTTCATCTCATCCAGAGAATATTGATGAAGCCTTGCAGTCTGTCCAACCGTGTGTAAGTGAAGAAATGAACCTCTGGATTACTAGGGCCTTTACTGAAGAGGAAGTGACAGCAGCTATTAAAGGTATGAACCCCCTTGGTTCTCCTGGCCCGGATGGTTTCCCAACTGttttttatcaacatcactGGGGCACAGTTGGGAAGAGTGCTACAAAAGCAATTCTTGAAGCTCTAAATGGCAGGTAAGGCCTTAGGGACCTTAACCAAACTTATATCTCTCTAATACCAAAGAAGAAACTCCCCCAATCAGTTGTTGATTTCAGGCCCATCAGCTTGTGTAATGTTCTCTATAAAATTGCCTCCAAAGTAATAGCAAACAGGCTCAAAACCATCCTACCAAACCTGATTTCATCAtctcaaagtgcctttgtccCAGGAAGGTTGATCTCTGATAATGTAGTGGTGGCCTATGAGCTTTTGCACTCGATGCAAACTAGACTCAAAGGTAAACATAATGGGTTTATGGTCTTAAAgctagacatgagcaaggcctatgatagagtggaatggATTTTCTTGTAGAAATTTATGCTTAAAATGGGCTTTGCTGTCAGTTGGGTGAACCTGGTTATGGAGTGTGTTACAACTGTGAGTTACTCCTTGCTGGTTAATGGTGTCCCTCAGAAGATTTTCTACCCTACAAGAGGTATAAGACAGGGAGATCCTCTCTCCCCTTATCTATTCATAATATGTTCAGAGTTTTTGAGTCACAGTCTTAACAGAGCAGAGAATCAAGGCCTAATTTCTGGTTTACCAGCAGCTCGTGGTGGCCTGAAAGTAAACCATCTGCTGTTTGCTGATGACAGCCTAGTATTCTGTAGGTCCAAGCTAGAGGAATGGAGTAGGCTTTGACATGTACTAAGCAATTATGAAGAAGTCACTGGTCAAAGGCTCAATATAGAGAAGACTTCCATATTCTACAACAGAAACACTAGGAAAGAGGTACAACAGGCTATCCTTCAGCAAGCAGGGCTTAGAGCCCATGgtccttttgataaatatttggGACTCCCTTCTTATGTTGGGAGGCAAAAAACCAAAGCATTCACTTCAATTGTGGACAGGATCAAATCTAAAATGGCTAGCTGGAAGACAAAAGTGCTCTCACAAGGTGGAAAGGAAATATTGCTGAAATCTGTATTGCAATCTATCCCCACGTACAGCATGGGAATTTTTAAACTACCTAAGTCAATCATTAGGATTCTCAACAGGCTACTACAGTccttttggtggggtcaaaCAGATAGCAAGTCAAAAGTCCACTGGTTAAGTTGGCAGACAATGGGAAAACCCAAGGATCAGGGGGGCATGGGGTTTAGAGACTTTGAGTTTTTCAATTTGGCATTGCTggccaaacaagggtggagaatcATTCAAGACCCTACCTCCCTTGCAGCTCAGGTTCTGAAGGCCAAATATTTCTCAGGATCAAACTTTTTCTCACAAAAGGTAAGGCAAGTGATTcatttgtatggagaagtttcCTTTCAGCAAGGCATGTACTTATGGAGGGCATGTTATGGAGAGTTGGTGATGGATCCCAGATAAAAATCTGGCAAGACAAGTGGCTCCTGAGCCTTTCTACTTTTAATGTGCAATCTCCTGTAAGAATACTAAATGCAGAGGCAAAAGTAGCAGAGCTAATAGATCCAGACACTGGACAATGGAACTTAAACCTTATCtatgccattttctcagaaCCTGAGGCCAAGATAATCAGCAGGATGACTATTAGCCAATGTGATAGTCAGGATATGAGGACGTGGAGGTGTTTAGAAAATGGGAAATTTACTGTTAGAAGTGCATACCATCTGCAAGGAACAATGGAGGGAGATAGGAAGGGGCAGTGCTCAAGTTTGAATCATAATCCAAAGACCTGGAGGAAAATGTGGAGCCTGCAAGCACCTCAAGCCACGAAGTCCTTTCTGTGGAGAGCAGCCAAGGAGTCCCTTCCCATGTGTGTGAACTTGTTTAAAAGGAAGATGGTTGATTCTCCCCTCTGTCCAGTCTGCCACAGAGTTCCTGAGTCAGTTACTCATGCCATTTGGTCATGTTCAGCTGCACAAGATGTTTGGTCTATGAGTGCTGGGAGAATTCAGAAACTAAATGTGGAAGGTGGCCCTTTTTTGGAGGTTCTGAAGCAGTACAAAAGCAGGGAAGAGTGCTGGAGTCCCACGGGTCTAATGGTCAGGGATATTAAGCTTGTATTGTCTAGAATCTGTACTTGGTCTATCCATCATATTTCTAGAAGATTGAATGTAGTAGCACATGTGCTAGCTAAGTTTGCTTTGACATGTTCGGGAGAACATACTTTTATGGAGGATTACCCTCCATGTATTCGGAATCTACTTTAGTGAATGAaatcttcctttaaaaaaataaataaataaattatctaagaaTAAGTTAGAGGCTAACTTACAAACTTGTCGAGTGCTTAGAAAATTGGTGTGGCTATAATAAGAGTCGCTGTAAGTTAGGAATTTCATAATTAAGGAAGATGTTCATGATCAAAAGGGTTCAAGAACTAGTATTTCCAAAACTGCCCCTATACTTAGCAAAATTTCACTAAGGCCCTAAATGTTCACTATTTGCAATTGGGCTCCAAAATTTACCAAACTTCACAACCCATATATTTTCTATGTTCGACATCCATATATGACcttagaatttcaaaaatcaaagtgCAACTATGCTAATCACACAAAACCCGTGGCATGCATTTCATTAAGGCCTAGATGTGCTTTCAACTATTCAACCTCTATGGATGCATATGTACTCAAATTCATCAAGTGCCAACAGTAAATATAACCTTAGGGATAATTAAAACATAGTCATCAGGtcatacaagttcatcccaacacttaaacGTGGCTTCAAGACTGTAATTTTCACTAAACCATCTATTAAGcatatgcatgatgtttctagctttccTTACTCAAAGATGTTTCAAAACTTAGTTAAATTATGCATTTACATTCTTATCCCAATTACAAGGCTTTTCTAAATGCATATTATTCAAGCTTaggtaaaataatcaaaactaCATAAGTTAAGCATAAACTAATCAAAACCGATGCATGCTAGATGTTCAACACAAGATAGAATTAAATCCTTTTATGGCTAGCTTCCAACCTCAAAATTAAACCTTCAAAATTCATTACAAGACATTAgtgaatcatataaaatcatatcatatgGGTTAGCTTtgatgttttgatgaaataaattaCTTTGGGTCAAAGTTTTAGCCATGGCATGACATGCTAAACCTTAATTAAAATCAATCAAAACCTCATTCTCATGATATAAATTAAAACCTAACATGTTATTCtaacacttaaaaaaatatagggcAAGATTACTTATAGAAATCGTGGCCCTTAAAGTTCTCAAAACAACTTCAGtcaagaacactcaagaacttCACTCGATTTCACTCGATTTCTCACTAAGGGGGAGAAATGCTCTCAAGACTCAAGAGAATGCTTGGAGGGGAGTTGTGGAGAAATGGAGAAGTGAGGGAGGTATGTATAGGCTTCAAGAGGGGAAGGGGATGTTAGTTTTGGCTCCAAGGAAGTGAATGTGAGTGGTGGAGGTGGGAGGTAAAGTGCTTGAGTGCAAAATGCCAAGTGTGACATCACTTGGTTCAGTTTAATAGTGGTCTAAAGTGTCATAATTTCATCATGCAAGAGAGCTAGAAGATGTTCATAGGTGTAGAGGCTTCatgattcatatttttgaaacaaaaattctcATAGGTGAAGAGGCTTCATGAttcaaatttttgaaacaaaaattcacAAGACAAGCAAGCCATAGCTTACGGTTATGGATTTCCTTCAAAGCTGTCTAGATTTTTTATCCTCTTTTGTCCCATCCTCTTGGTCTGATTTGAGGGAATTATGCCCATCATTTGAATTCTTTTTCAGGAGAGGAAGAAAGGCAGGAGTGGCTACTAAGTGATCATGCTTGGGTGGACAAAGAAAGGGGCAAAATGGGTGATGCTTCGACCAAGTGATTACAAGGGAGTGCCTCTCTTTGAGCCAATCGGTTGGGCAATCTTGGGGAGGCAGATGGGTAAGCTAGCACTTGAGTGATTTGAAGTACTTCCAAGGGAGTGAGGGACAAAATACAAGGAAGGTGGCATGGGGTAGTGACCAAAATAGGTGCAGAAAATTCAATTGAACAAGGCCACTCGGTTTGGTTTCAAATAGGCTTgtaatggaattggttgggttTCTTGGCTTGGTTTCTTGgagccaattcatccaatgctagaaataAACTAGGAGGGTTAAGGTGAggttaaatgataaaatttctcttgagaaaatggtgtaaatgttGCAGGCTGATGAGTGATTTGGTGCAATGTACatggaggtacacctaggtgccgagtggtggtgacttgggcattgacaTGGTTTTTCTTCTATTGGCATGTGTTGGGTCAAGATTAAAATTCTAAActaatctaagaataatgtaaatcaataataaaatcaataaatttcAGATCAAAAAATTGTGGCAaatgatttaaagaaaaatgcttaaaacatgatttagagGTCACTAATCatatgtaagttgattaatgcccttaacttaAATTAGAAGCTTAATTGTAGTCAAGTGGGAACTTTAGGGGCATGTGgtacttcttgggcttgggggaaaccatTGGAATGCTGCATGTGAGCtttaattggaagaatgaaacaaaagacaaGACTTTGGACTTTATGGGTTGGGCTTTTGTTGGGCCATTTGTGCAAGCCTTGGTTGTGGGCTTTGGTTTGGGTTATATGGACCTTATGTCCAGATTTGTGGGTCTATCTATGGCCTCAAAGGCCTACTGGGCTAGGTCTTAATATTTGGGTCTTTTCTCAATTGGGCCAATGTCTTCAATCTTATTAAGTTAGGCCCAATGACCTTATGCTTACTAAGTTGGGCTTAATATCTTGGGTGTAATAAGTTAGGCCCATAGTCTTGTATCCCATAAGTGAGgtctaaaatattatatcttcCAAGTTAGGCCTAAGGCCTTCACTCTTACTAAGTTAGGCCCAATGACTTTATGCCCTTTACATTGGCCTTATTTTCTAGTGTCCTTCAAGAAAggcttaaaattttatatcttccAAGTTGGGCCTAAGACTTTTTAACATCTTATCCTTAGCCCATCACATCCTTAGTACATTAGGGCCctaaatttttatttccatCAA
This is a stretch of genomic DNA from Carya illinoinensis cultivar Pawnee chromosome 3, C.illinoinensisPawnee_v1, whole genome shotgun sequence. It encodes these proteins:
- the LOC122304700 gene encoding uncharacterized protein LOC122304700, translated to MLDQKRERLRRLQDSDTGQNCGLIKTIQKEIDELLEEEELKWRQRAKQRWLKDGDRNTKYFHRCATHRKQMNTIKVITSEEGVREHSQEENIDEALQSVQPCVSEEMNLWITRAFTEEEVTAAIKGMNPLGSPGPDGFPTVFYQHHWGTVGKSATKAILEALNGSWVNLVMECVTTVSYSLLVNGVPQKIFYPTRVTGQRLNIEKTSIFYNRNTRKEVQQAILQQAGLRAHGPFDKYLGLPSYVGRQKTKAFTSIVDRIKSKMASWKTKVLSQGGKEILLKSVLQSIPTYSMGIFKLPKSIIRILNRLLQSFWWGQTDSKSKVHWLSWQTMGKPKDQGGMGFRDFEFFNLALLAKQGWRIIQDPTSLAAQVLKAKYFSGSNFFSQKIKIWQDKWLLSLSTFNVQSPVRILNAEAKVAELIDPDTGQWNLNLIYAIFSEPEAKIISRMTISQCDSQDMRTWRCLENGKFTVRSAYHLQGTMEGDRKGQCSSLNHNPKTWRKMWSLQAPQATKSFLWRAAKESLPMCVNLFKRKMVDSPLCPVCHRVPESVTHAIWSCSAAQDVWSMSAGRIQKLNVEGGPFLEVLKQYKSREECWSPTGLMVRDIKLVLSRIFKNTQELHSISLDFSLRGRNALKTQENAWRGVVEKWRSEGGEEERQEWLLSDHAWVDKERGKMGDASTK
- the LOC122304699 gene encoding uncharacterized protein LOC122304699, with the protein product MKHLAWNCRGLGNPRTVRELHLLVKEKSPDIIFLSETKCRRERIEKIRDKLKYACSFSVDSRGRSGGLAFLWKEGVEADLDSYSQSHISLLINASNSSLKRTLTGFYGQPIKGKRNESWDQLRLIHSRIQTPWLCMGDFNEIMYQDEQFGFGTRPFKQMEEFRLALVDCGLMDTSFIGSIFTWCNKREGLDLTKSRLDRALINEDWANLFDINQTHVLPGQCSDHNPLLIQSVNSEVVPKRRLFRYEVAWSNREGCKELIKEVWRQRILERTKLKDTRARLEGCREKLQAWSKEAFRT